The DNA region CAGGCGGGGGCGTTCGGCTCCGCTCATGAGGATCGGATCGTGCGCAACTCGAGCGCCGCGTTGACAGCCGCCGCCGCCGCCTCGCCGCCCTTGTCCTCGGCGGAGCCTGGCAGTCCGGCGCGGTTCAGCGCTTGCTCGCGGGTCTCCGTGGTGAGGACCCCGTGCGTGATCGGCGTGCGGGAATCGAGGCTGGCCCGCAACAACCCCTGCGCGACCGTCTGCCACACGTAGTCGAAATGCGCGGTCTCGCCGCGCACCACGACGCCGAGGGCGACCACGGCGTCGTTGTCCTCCGCGAGCGCTTGCGCGAGGACCGGCAGCTCCAACGCCCCTGGGGCGCGGACGACTTCGGTTTTGACCCCGGCCCGCTCGGCGACCCGCAACGCGCCCGCAAGCAGCGCGTCCACGATGTCCAAGTGCCAGTTCGCAGCGACAATCCCCAGGGAAAGCCCGGTCGCGTCAGCGGCCAACGCCAATCCAGGGGCGTGCTCGCCAGCGCTCACGCGAGTTCCTCCCCGAACA from Segniliparus rotundus DSM 44985 includes:
- the ribH gene encoding 6,7-dimethyl-8-ribityllumazine synthase; amino-acid sequence: MSAGEHAPGLALAADATGLSLGIVAANWHLDIVDALLAGALRVAERAGVKTEVVRAPGALELPVLAQALAEDNDAVVALGVVVRGETAHFDYVWQTVAQGLLRASLDSRTPITHGVLTTETREQALNRAGLPGSAEDKGGEAAAAAVNAALELRTIRSS